From Candidatus Tanganyikabacteria bacterium, the proteins below share one genomic window:
- a CDS encoding type II toxin-antitoxin system RelE/ParE family toxin, with protein MSLEIEWTKPAAQDFRRLDRPIAQRVKEAVERLAQIGHGDIKQLKGSGGERRLRVGDWRVRFERDDAAKKIRILHVLHRREAYRE; from the coding sequence GTGAGCCTTGAAATCGAGTGGACCAAGCCGGCGGCGCAAGACTTTCGGCGCCTGGATCGGCCGATCGCGCAACGGGTCAAGGAAGCGGTCGAGCGCCTGGCGCAGATCGGCCACGGCGACATCAAGCAATTGAAGGGAAGCGGAGGCGAGCGCCGGCTTCGCGTCGGAGACTGGCGCGTCCGGTTCGAGCGGGACGACGCTGCGAAAAAGATCCGGATCCTGCACGTGCTTCATCGCAGAGAGGCTTACCGCGAGTGA